From a single Hippoglossus stenolepis isolate QCI-W04-F060 chromosome 2, HSTE1.2, whole genome shotgun sequence genomic region:
- the LOC118118319 gene encoding transportin-2 — protein sequence MEWQPDEQGLQQVLQLLKDSQSPDTATQRAVQEKLEQLNQFPDFNNYLIFVLTSLKSEDEPTRSLSGLILKNNVKAHYQNFPPNVADFIKRECLNNIGDPSPLIRATIGILITTIGSKGELQTWPELLPQLCNLLNSDDYNTCEGSFGALQKICEDSSELLDSDALNRPLNIMIPKFLQFFKHCSPKIRSHAIACVNQFIIGRAQALMDNIDTFIESLFALAGDEDSEVRKNVCRALVMLLEVRIDRLIPHMHSIIQYMLQRTQDPDENVALEACEFWLTLAEQPICKEALSGHLVQLIPILVNGMKYSEIDIILLKGDVEEDEAVPDSEQDIKPRFHKSRTVTLQHEGGEGEEGEDIDEDEDDDDDTLSDWNLRKCSAAALDVLANVFREELLPHLLPLLKGLLFHPDWVIKESGILVLGAIAEGCMQGMVPYLPELIPHLIQCLCDKKALVRSIACWTLSRYAHWVVGQPPDGHLKPLMTELLKRILDGNKRVQEAACSAFATLEEEACTELVPYLSFILDTLVFAFGKYQHKNLLILYDAIGTLADSVGHHLNQTEYIQKLMPPLIAKWNELKDEDKDLFPLLECLSSVATALQSGFLPYCEPVYQRCVTLVQKTLAQAMMYSQQPDQYEAPDKDFMIVALDLLSGLAEGLGGHVDTLVARSNIMTLLFQCMQDTMPEVRQSSFALLGDLTKACFPHVKPCIAEFMPILGTNLNPEFISVCNNATWAIGEICMQMGVEMQPYIAMVLNQLVEIINRPNTPKTLLENTAITIGRLGYVCPQEVAPVLPQFIRPWCTSLRNIRDNEEKDSAFRGICMMIGVNPGGVVQDFIFFCDAVASWVNPKDDLRDMFYKILHGFKEQVGEENWQQFSEQFPPLLKERLAACYGV from the exons ATGGAGTGGCAGCCAGATGAACAGGGTCTGCAGCAAGTGCTTCAGCTACTGAAGGACTCCCAGTCCCCAGATACAGCAACACAGAGAGCAGTGCAAGAA aaactGGAGCAACTTAATCAGTTTCCAGATTTCAACAACTATCTCATCTTTGTCCTCACAAGCCTCAAATCTGAGG ACGAACCCACTCGCTCTTTGAGCGGTTTGATACTGAAGAACAATGTGAAGGCTCACTACCAGAACTTTCCTCCCAATGTGGCTGACTTCATCAAACGAGAATGCCTCAACAACATTGGAGACCCTTCACCGCTCATCAGAGCTACGATCG GTATCCTGATCACGACCATTGGCTCTAAAGGAGAGCTGCAGACGTGGCCAGAACTGTTGCCTCAGCTCTGTAATCTGCTCAACTCTGATGACTATAACACCTGCGAG ggTTCTTTTGGAGCTCTGCAGAAAATCTGTGAGGACTCTTCTGAGTTGTTGGATAGTGATGCTCTGAACAGACCTCTCAACATTATGATCCCCAAATTCCTCCAGTTTTTCAAGCATTGCAGCCCCAAGATCAG atcCCATGCTATAGCATGTGTGAACCAGTTCATCATTGGTCGAGCTCAGGCTCTGATGGATAACATAGACACCTTCATTGAG AGTCTGTTTGCACTGGCCGGGGACGAGGACAGCGAAGTGCGGAAGAACGTGTGCAGGGCTCTCGTCATGCTGCTGGAAGTCCGCATTGACCGCCTCatcccacacatgcacagcatCATCCAG TACATGCTGCAGCGCACCCAGGACCCAGATGAGAACGTGGCTCTGGAGGCCTGTGAGTTCTGGCTGACTCTGGCTGAACAGCCCATCTGCAAAGAGGCCCTCTCTGGCCACTTGGTCCA gcTGATTCCTATCCTGGTGAATGGGATGAAATACTCTGAGATTGACATCATTCTTCTAAAG GGCGACGTTGAAGAGGATGAGGCAGTTCCAGACAGTGAGCAAGATATCAAACCTCGCTTCCACAAATCCCGCACCGTCACACTGCAGCACGAAGGAGGGGAGGGCGAGGAGGGGGAGGACATTGATGAAgacgaggatgatgatgatgatacgcTGTCTGACTGGAACCTAC GGAAGTGCTCGGCGGCAGCTCTGGACGTCCTTGCCAACGTGTTTCGTGAGGAATTGCTCCCCCATCTTTTACCCCTGCTCAAAGGTCTGCTTTTCCATCCTGACTGGGTCATCAAGGAGTCTGGCATCCTTGTCCTGGGGGCTATTGCTGAGG GCTGCATGCAAGGCATGGTACCTTACTTGCCTGAGCTCATCCCCCACCtcattcagtgtttgtgtgacaagAAAGCTCTGGTCCGCTCCATCGCTTGCTGGACCCTTAGCCGCTACGCCCACTGGGTGGTCGGCCAGCCCCCTGACGGCCATCTCAAACCCCTCATGACTGAGCTGCTCAAACGCATCCTGGATGGCAACAAGAGGGTGCAGGAGGCGGCATGCAG TGCGTTCGCCACTCTAGAGGAAGAGGCTTGTACAGAGCTGGTGCCCTATCTGAGCTTCATCCTGGACACGCTGGTTTTTGCATTCGGGAAGTATCAGCACAAGAACCTGCTCATTCTTTATGATGCCATAGGAACACTGGCAGACTCAGTGGGACACCATCTGAACCAAACT GAGTACATACAGAAACTGATGCCTCCACTGATTGCCAAGTGGAACGAGCTGAAGGATGAAGACAAAGATCTCTTCCCATTGCTCGAGTGTCTGTCGTCTGTTGCCACAGCGTTGCAGAGCGGCTTCCTCCCCTACTGCGAGCCTGTTTACCAGCGTTGTGTCACCCTTGTCCAGAAGACACTGGCTCAGGCCATG atGTACAGTCAGCAGCCAGACCAGTACGAGGCTCCCGACAAGGACTTCATGATCGTGGCTCTGGATCTTTTAAGTGGCTTGGCTGAGGGGCTTGGGGGCCATGTGGACACACTTGTGGCTCGCAGTAACATCATGACTCTGCTTTTCCAGTGCATGCAG GATACGATGCCTGAAGTAAGACAGAGTTCATTTGCTCTACTGGGTGACTTGACCAAGGCATGCTTCCCTCATGTCAAACCATGTATTG ctgaattcATGCCGATCCTCGGGACAAATCTTAATCCAGAGTTCATCTCTGTCTGCAACAATGCAACTTGGGCCATCGGAGAGATCTGTATGCAGATGG GAGTGGAGATGCAGCCGTACATTGCCATGGTCCTGAACCAGCTGGTTGAGATTATTAATCGACCCAACACCCCCAAGACCCTGCTGGAGAACACTG CAATCACCATCGGTCGACTGGGATATGTGTGTCCTCAGGAGGTTGCTCCCGTGCTGCCGCAGTTTATCCGACCTTG GTGCACATCTCTGCGGAACATCCGAGACAACGAGGAGAAAGACTCGGCCTTCCGTGGGATTTGCATGATGATTGGTGTGAACCCAGGAGGAGTGGTGCAG GACTTCATCTTCTTCTGTGATGCGGTGGCGTCCTGGGTGAATCCTAAAGATGATCTGAGAGACATGTTCTACAAG ATCCTGCATGGTTTTAAGGAGCAGGTTGGGGAGGAGAACTGGCAGCAGTTCTCAGAGCAGTTCCCCCCACTGCTGAAGGAGAGACTGGCAGCCTGCTATGGCGTTTAG
- the rln3b gene encoding relaxin-3b, producing MKRKSHNASSDFQPLKDLQHLFTLTMWKAALLTLGLLVALVDRVRSNDGHPSFYGVKLCGREFIRAVIFTCGGSRWRRSIGDSALIGEEAFDPWNTDPILQHTSEQDPAVSKGWKDQTLEVAPVATGFRHSARLPISEEVLEALRSADRKGRDVVVGLSNACCKWGCSKSEISSLC from the exons ATGAAACGCAAATCACACAACGCCTCAAGTGATTTCCAGCCTTTGAAAGAcctccagcatcttttcactcTCACCATGTGGAAGGCAGCACTCTTGACCCTGGGTTTGTTGGTGGCTCTCGTAGACAGGGTGCGCTCCAACGACGGCCATCCCTCTTTCTACGGGGTGAAACTGTGCGGGAGAGAGTTCATACGAGCTGTCATCTTTACCTGTGGTGGTTCTCGCTGGAGGAGAAGCATAGGAGACTCAG ctctCATTGGAGAAGAAGCCTTTGACCCATGGAACACAGACCCCATCCTTCAACATACCAGTGAGCAGGATCCTGCAGTGTCCAAAGGATGGAAAGATCAAACGCTGGAGGTGGCACCGGTGGCTACTGGATTCAGACACTCAGCTCGCTTGCCGATCTcagaggaggtgctggaggcTCTGCGGAGTGCGGACAGGAAAGGACGGGATGTAGTGGTCGGACTGTCCAACGCCTGCTGCAAGTGGGGCTGTAGCAAGAGTGAAATCAGTTCTCTCTGCTGA